The genomic interval ggATGGCAGGAGCATCGCCATCGTCGCTGTTGATTTCCCTTGCAGCAACAGCTCCGGCTGAAAGGAATTTCAATCGGGAGTGTAATGATGAAGTTTGAATTGGGTTAGAATTTTGTCGGCTGCTTTGGCCGACAACGTTTGTCGTCATGGATGAATTAGTAAGCTCGGTCTGATTtatccacacacacaccccaTAGTGGCCCTGGTCAAGTCTGTCACTTCTCTAGTGCCAAAACGCCATTCATAACGACCCAAAATTGTTGGACCCCTGCATTAACCTCCCCTGCCCTTCTCTGATATGGTTTGGGTTAGTTATGGTTGTGCCCTTTAAAATATTGGCTCGAGCATGTCTCAGTTCatctttttatatatcttaatctAAGTAATGGCTCGCGTGTGATTAAGGGTTAATCATTGACACAGATATTGtaattaactattaattatAATCTTAATCCCGGAGTGTTTATTGAAACTTATTGAATATATGGGATTCAATATATTACCCCGCTTACAgtgaaaatgaaatatttaatatattccTCTATATTGGTGTCATCAATCCTTTTTAACGAAGGAGAAGACCAAATTCACGTAGTTGGCACTGTTGACCGACAAGTAATCGCCGACGAGTCCGGCGTACCGGCGGAACAAGTCGTCCATATCCATCTCCTTTGAGAAGTGAGATTCCAGCATTGGCTCCACCACTGCTCGAATGGTCTTCGCCACCAGCTGGCCTTTCGACGGCCTTTCCCCTGCGGCACAGTCGTTGTAGCCTCCGCCGCCTCCTCCATCCCACTCGATTTCAAAGGCTTCCAAGCGATCCACCAAAAACGAAGCTTCTGTTTCGGCCAACATTCTCACTTCCTCCGCGCTCGGCGCATAGTGAGGGGCGTTGAATGAgtctatcttctcctcttcaACCAGTCCCTACGTACATGATGTATACATGCAATGAGGATTAAATTAAACATCATCGTTCTGCATCCATCAATCTGGTTTTTGAAGTTAAGGTTAATCTTATAATGTCccacaaacatatataaaaaaaaaagattagctTTATAGATATACCTCGGAAGCCATGGCCATGAGAGCTTGAGCCAGGAGCTCCCAGTGTTGGCAACCCTCTTTACTTGATGGATCTGCAGATCTTCTGCCCAAGAAAGACAAAACCATTCGTCCATTAGAAACCATTTCTTCGGATCGAGACTTGAGAAAGTCCATGAAATCCTTCTTGAACTGGGACGCGTATGCTTCCACAACGCTCACTGGGCTGCTCTTCGATATATAAATCTTTCCCTTGTTTAACTGTTCTTCTTTGTTGCTCTCCAGCCCTACTGGAacctatttttgttgtaatcatTCAATCACTCTTTCCgttagaaaaatatgaattcaGCTCCTCTCATCTTATTAATAATACGTACAATACATCATCTTATgataaaatctatatttttgccttactttcacattttttcaTCTAGTCattataactttttatatggtttcgattatatttttatacatgcattttttagttaatttaatttatatattttaatttttttttcatataccAACAccaacttttcattatttcgaaTATAATCATGaacttacattttttaataaatttaactcTTGTACTAAGGCGAACATAATATGTAATTTGTcatctcattttaattttttttatatataaaaatataaaaattaaattaatttaaaaatataggttCAAGGATATAaacaaaataacgaaaagttaGATTTGtcacttaaaaaaaaactaaagtataaaaattaaattaatttaaaaattaagtttaaaaaaattaaataactgcataaaaaagtcaaaatataagaataaaaatacaaattttccTCCTTTTAGTATTATAACTTTGCATtgatttatcattaaatatattCTTTTCCTAGATTTGCTATAAAGAGGGCTTCATCTCTTTCCACAGATTGGAACAGGAGATACCAATAATAATAGAGAAGTAGTGGCAGAACATTCGCATAAACTTAGCTTAGAatattacatcaaattaattctctAATTTTCAGAAGGATTTTTGTCCACGGTCCTAACGCATGTTTaatgtactttatttttattatctaaatatttttattagctgataaaatattttaaaatataatacatttattaacaattaatacaaatatctgaatcttaaaaataaatataataaatgtatattaaTGAGTGTCCACTCGTTAAGAAAaccctttaatttaaaaaataacaaaacgtTTGATTTCATAATTTTAGAAAGAATTTTTTTGTCACCTATCCTTAATTTATAATGCATGGAAATGCATTGAGAATGACGTTTTGGCATTTATGAAATGCCAAAAACATTTCTacgatatttttatatataattttgaaaacgtTTCGagtttgttatatattattaggaaaatattgaaaaatcattttcgtgCACAAAGAGATTAGAGATAGAATTTTCTtctggaatttatttttaaaatttgtatttatttttaaattaaataactatttttatattaaaaattatatttacaaaaatacctctatattttgttatttatgtatttcttcgtgtttctattttttatttttttaaaaaatattattttttcatttcatgCAACCTATCCCATGATAAGATTTAATGATGAATACAtattatttctaaataaaaatgtaGTTATTAcagattttattatttcttaaattgtttgaaatcaaatattagagatctatatatttattacattttatcCTATACTTTCAAAaaatctttacatatatatataaaaaaaaaaatcttacatGAAGTTGACATTTATAAGTGTCCATTTAAAAAgtgtttttcaaatcaaatcatcGATAACGATTTGAATGATTCTATCAAATCCTAATGAGACCCACAtatgtttcaaaaatataataattaaagattaaaattaatagacacgtaataataaagtaatttcATGAAATACCAAAAACACGTAAggttttgaattaaaaaaaatcatatctcAATGCCTCTAAATCGCCTAAACCATAAAGAATTAGAGATTAATTGCAGGGATTCTCTAAGTTTCAATTAAAGGGTATGGACAGTCAATTTATCGAACTACGAAATTGAAACCGATTGTCAGttgagattttttctttttaacagcTCAAAGGACTTGTAATgacctaaataaaaaataataaatattccaAATCACCATGTATCACATGAAATTGAAAACAAAGTCAAATGTCTTAAaaagttttctaaaattttcgGTTCTGAATTAagcaaaaacaaataattaattacctgaGACAGCCAATGGAGGCTGGAGGAGGAGTGGACGAAGTGAAGGCTGTTGCTAGGGAACAGCCTGCCGTAGAACGAACCAGCCGTTCCGGAGATGAAGCATCGTCGTTCAAAGCCCCCGCCTTTCTCTTGCCCCAGCTTCTTGTAGAAATCCGGCAACTGCTGGAATATGTTGTTGAAGTCGTTGCCCGGAAGGTCGTTCAGGCAGACCCTGAGCTCCGGCGGGGAGAGTCCCGTCCGGCAGGCGGCGGAGTGGACAACGTCGATGATCTCGGACACCAGGATGAGGGTGTTGGGGCCAGACGAGCAGCCCAGGTCGGCAATGCCCATGCTCTCCGGGAAGTTTTCGGACAAGATGGCCAATACGGCTTCCTCCACCATTGATTTCGCCACTGAGATTATCTTCCTCTGAGGAAACCAGTGAAATGCTTGATCATTCATTaatggaagaaatcaaagaaattcATGCAGATTGAAGGCCCAATTACCTGGAGTGTTGAATTCTTTGCGTAGCTTGTCTCTCCTTCCCCGTTGTTCATGTGAAGTACTTGCATGACTTCCATCTCTCTCCTCCCTCTCTCAGTTAAAGATTGTTGTGAGCTGCATATAAGGTGGTAGCCGtccatatatatagatagatattgttaagacaatatatattttttttgtcacgTGTGAGAatcaaattttgtttctttttatggGTTCTTCGTAACACAAACCATTTCTCTTAACAATAACATCACCAATCCcatgaaagagataaagaatAAGTTTGACAAATGATTATTCTAAATTGAtgccatacatatataaattaataatgattttatttaaatttataataattttatttaaaatgaataataatttatcgtattaaatagatttattgttAAGTTTAGAtaagattattataaatttaagtaaaactattataaatttatatgtgtTACATTAgcttttaagaataatttgggAAACTTGTTTGTGGGTGTAACATTTTCCATATTATaatgtaatattaattattgtctttaataCAGTGGCTAAGTAGCAATAAATGTACTTTGTTTTtagagaaaatagatatttataacattttattttttaagaaaaattaaataattctactggttcattataaataaattgtgttttcaaaaaataaaattatttaaatattgaaaataacgtacaataaatttataatatttaaccaACGCCTTTAGAACAACGAACGTTATCCATATTATAATTAGAATAATGCTAGTCACGACCCTTAAAAAAGGTgcatttgtttttagttttaagataattttattaattattagaatattacaaaacatgatgcatttttttattagctaataaaattattttaaatatttaaaaaaaaataaaacacatttattgaacattattcataaaataattatcttatattttcaaAGTCAAGCCTCATCCAATTCGAAGGTGTGAGTGGAATaactatttcaaaataccatGCTACATTATAGTGGTGAGGCATCActtcttattcttattcatgTGCAtcaattatttatcatatgttgggttgtagattattaattatttatgtaccatatgttattttaattttgagatgcaCTCACTTGTGTCCCCTTCCATCGAGGCCTTAATCGTATAGAGAAAAGGTAAATTCAAGCACACTCGAGGAAGCGATCGTTAGACTACTTGAATCTGGACTTCCAGGCTTTTTCACGTGTCGCAGAAATCGCTCTTGCACCTCAAGGGAGAAAGTCATGTGCTatcttaatcttaatatatatatataaaaaaaataatcatcaacaaaaaAGTCAacaatttttcctttcaaaaataccaTCCACATGTACACATTAGGCATTTATTACGGTAATTTAATTCTCAAACTTCCATCCCTCgatcaattataaataaatattatttctaaaaaatataaataaacaacttaaactattaattaattcataaaaatcatCCATctatataaaatcttatttattttatatataataatatataatcttatcttatcttaatatatataaaagaaagataCTCATCAAGAGAAAAAGTCAACCCTAAACCTTAAACCTTAAATaactttttccttcaaaaatgcCATCCACATATACACATTAGACAtttattacatcaatttaattccCCAACTCCAACTAATGAGAAgtcagattttcaaaaatttgccAAACTATTCTGTGCgtataaaatttgtattaaattttcaatgttattaattaatcaaaactaaatattttctgTCATTTTTTTCTGATCAaataatccctcaatcaatcacaaataaatattatttgtgagaaatatgaatatacaacttaaattattaattaactcATAAAAAATCGtctatttgtataaaattttatctttcatttatatataatgatatataatcttatcttatcttaatatatataaaagaaggatactcatcaaaaaaaaagtcaaccctaaaccctaaacaactttttcctccaaaaatgcTATCCACATATACACATTAGCCAtttattacatcaatttaattccCCAACTCCAACTAATGAGAAGTCAGATTTCCAAAAATTTGCCAAACTATTCTATGcatataaaatttgtattaaattttcaatgttattaattaaacaaaaataaatattttttgtcattttttctgATCAAATGATCACTCAatcaatcataaataaatattatttgtgagaaaaaaatatacagtttaaattattaattaagtcataaaaaatcatccatttgtataaaattttatcttttatttatagataataatatataatcttatcttatcttaatatatataaaagaaggatactCATCAAGGAAAAAatcaaccctaaaccctaaacaactttttcctccaaaaatgcCATCCACATATGCACATTAGACAtttattacatcaatttaattccCCAACACTAACTAATGAGAagtcaaatttcaaaaaatctgtCAAACTATTCTGTgcgtataaaatttataataaattttcaatgttattaattaatcaaaaataaatattttctgtcaTTTTTTCTAATCAGataatccctcaatcaatcataaataaatattatttgtgagaaatatgaatatacagcttaaattattaattaagtcataaaaaatcgtccatctatataaaattttatcttttatttatatataataatatataatcttatcttatcttaatatatattaaagaaagATACTCATCAAGAAAAAAGTCAACCCTAAATGCTAAACAactttttcctccaaaaatgcCATCCACATATACACATTAGACAtttattacatcaatttaattccCCAACTACAACTACACATATACACATTAGACAtttattacatcaatttaattccCCAACTACAACTAATGAGAAGTCAGATTtccaaaaatctgccaaacTATTCTGTGCgtataaaatttgtattaaattttcaatgttattaattaatcaaaaataaatattttctgtcaTTTTTTCTGATCAaataatccctcaatcaatcacaaataaatattatttgtgagaaatatgaatatacaacttaaattattaattaagtcataaaaatcgtccatttatataaaattttatctttcatttatatataataatatataatcttatcttatcttaatatatataaaagaaggattcTCATCAAGAAAAAAgtcaaccctaaaccctaaaccctaaataactttttcctccaaaaatgcCATCCACATATACACATTAGACAtttattacatcaatttaattccCCAACTCCAACTAATGAGAAGTCAGATTTCCAAAAATTTGCCAAACTATTCTCTGcatataaaatttgtattaaattttcaatgttattaattaatcaaaaataaatatttgttgtcattttttttgatcaaataatCCCACAatcaatcataaataaatattatttgtgagaaaaaaaatatacagcttaaattattaattaagtcataaaaaatcatccatttgtataaaattttatcttttatttatacataataatatataatcttatcttatcttaatatattgtaataccccaagagcccagaaaagttagtatatatcgaggatagtgtaaggaatgaaacaacaccagctggataccttttgggctgaatgttagcaaagaactcccaagttaagcgtgcttgacctgtgGTAATCCagagatgggtgacccccctgggaagttcgtgtaggcccatcagggtaaattgttctggtccttcctatcgctcgaacgggatgttacaaatggtatcagagctgacccccgAGCCTTTgagcggtggtggggcaaatcTCAGCGAGGAGGTTGAGTCCTGAGGAGggtgtgaggcccctatggggggtgcgtgtaggcaccttaggcgaatcccacatcggtcaTGCACGATGGGAGATCTGgaaccggttgtaaggtcgcatgacgaggacgttatgtgctcaagggagaagaatgtaataccccgagagcccagagaagttagtatatatcgagaatagtgtaaggaaggaaacaacaccagctggataccttttgggctgaatgttggcaaagaactctcaagttaagcgtgcttgacctggagtaatccagggatgggtgaccccctaggaagttcgtgtaggcccatcagggtaagttgttctgatccttcctatcgctcgaacgagatgttacatatatataaaaaaatcaaccctaaaccctaaacaactttttcttccaaaaatgCCATCCACATATACACATTAGACAtttattacatcaatttaattccCCAACTCCAACTAATGAGAagtcaaatttcaaaaaatctgtCAAACTATTCTGTGCGtataaaatttgtaataaattttcaatgttattaattaatcaaaaataaatattttctgtcaTTTTTTCTAATCAGataatccctcaatcaatcataaataaatattatttgtgagaaatatgaatatacagcttaaattattaattaagtcataaaaaattgtccatctatataaaattttatcttttatttatatataataatatataatcttatcttatcttaatatatattaaagaaggATACTCATCAAGAAAAAAGTCAACCCTAAATCCTAAACAactttttcctccaaaaatacCATCCACATATACACATTAGACAtttattacatcaatttaattccCTAACTCTAACTAATGAGAAGTCAGATTTCCAAAAATCTGTCAACCTATTCTGTGCgtataaaatttgtattaaattttcaatgttattaattaattaaaaataaatattttctgtcaTTTTTTCCGATCAaataatccctcaatcaatcataaataaatattatttgtgagaaatatgaatatatagcttaaattattaattaagtaataaaaaatcgtccatttgtataaaattttatcttttatttatatataataatatataatcttatattatcttaatatatataaaagaaagataCTCATCAAGAAAAAAgtcaaccctaaaccctaaacaactttttcctccaaaaatgtCACCCACATATACACATTAGACAtttattacatcaatttaattccCCAACTCCAATTAATGAGAAGTTAGATTtccaaaaatctgccaaacTATTCTGTGCgtataaaatttgtattaaattttcaatgttattaattaatcaaaaataaatattttctgtcaTATCTTCTAATCAagtaatccgtcaatcaatca from Diospyros lotus cultivar Yz01 chromosome 8, ASM1463336v1, whole genome shotgun sequence carries:
- the LOC127807593 gene encoding probable jasmonic acid carboxyl methyltransferase 2 isoform X3, whose product is MEVMQVLHMNNGEGETSYAKNSTLQRKIISVAKSMVEEAVLAILSENFPESMGIADLGCSSGPNTLILVSEIIDVVHSAACRTGLSPPELRVCLNDLPGNDFNNIFQQLPDFYKKLGQEKGGGFERRCFISGTAGSFYGRLFPSNSLHFVHSSSSLHWLSQVPVGLESNKEEQLNKGKIYISKSSPVSVVEAYASQFKKDFMDFLKSRSEEMVSNGRMVLSFLGRRSADPSSKEGCQHWELLAQALMAMASEGLVEEEKIDSFNAPHYAPSAEEVRMLAETEASFLVDRLEAFEIEWDGGGGGGYNDCAAGERPSKGQLVAKTIRAVVEPMLESHFSKEMDMDDLFRRYAGLVGDYLSVNSANYVNLVFSFVKKD